One part of the Quercus lobata isolate SW786 chromosome 7, ValleyOak3.0 Primary Assembly, whole genome shotgun sequence genome encodes these proteins:
- the LOC115953338 gene encoding transcription factor bHLH106, which translates to MHQPENHDLYRFLTGNGVFNVGPYGFPEVNSCELAGMPSFCSSSSYYPLEVSGLADTPPQDRALMALKNHKEAEKRRRERINSHLDKLRSLLPCNSKTDKASLLAKVVQRVKELKEQTSEITELEALPSETDEITVLSGDYTSDGRLIFKASLCCEDRTDLMPDLIEILKSLHLKTLKAEMATLGGRIRNVLIVAADKDHSIESVHFLQNALKSLLERSSSSDRSKRRRILDRKMVM; encoded by the exons ATGCATCAGCCGGAAAACCATGATCTCTACCGCTTTCTCACCGGAAACGGTGTCTTCAACGTGGGTCCGTACGGTTTCCCAGAAGTGAACTCATGTGAGCTTGCTGGGATGCCAAGCTTTTGTAGTTCCAGCTCGTACTACCCTTTGGAAGTGTCAGGTTTGGCTGATACACCACCCCAAGATCGAGCACTTATGGCTTTGAAGAATCATAAGGAGGCTGagaagagaaggagagagagaatcaacTCTCATCTTGATAAGCTGAGGAGTCTTCTTCCTTGTAATTCTAAG ACAGACAAAGCTTCACTACTTGCAAAGGTTGTTCAACGTGTGAAAGAGCTTAAAGAACAAACCTCCGAAATCACAGAACTTGAAGCTTTACCTTCTGAAACCGATGAAATCACTGTACTCTCTGGCGACTATACTAGTGATGGAAGGTTAATATTCAAGGCCTCATTGTGTTGTGAAGACCGGACTGACCTAATGCCAGACCTAATTGAGATCCTGAAGTCTCTACATTTGAAAACTCTCAAAGCAGAAATGGCTACACTTGGTGGAAGAATCCGCAATGTTCTGATTGTCGCGGCTGATAAAGATCACAGCATTGAATCAGTACATTTCTTGCAAAATGCATTGAAATCTTTGCTAGAACGTTCGAGTTCTAGTGATCGGTCCAAAAGAAGACGCATATTAGATCGCAAAATGGTTATGTAA